One Deltaproteobacteria bacterium genomic window, AAGTCCGTACGGCGGGCGGCGCAGGAGAGCGCGGAGCACCGGCTCGCGGGCGCTGCCTTCGCGGTCCTCGGGGGCCTCGGGCCCGTGGGCGCCATCATGGGTCTCGCGGGGCTCTACCTCCTCGTGCGGCGGCGCTCCTCGCGGCGCACCGGTCTGCTCCTCGCGGGGCTCGTGGGCTCGAACCTCCTCTCGATCTATCTCGTGGGCTTCGATCCGCTGAACCCCGACGCGCACGGCTACCTCTCCGTGGCGGTGGCGCTGCTCGCTCCGGCGCTCGCGGTCTTCCTCCACGCCCTCGCCACCGGGGCCGCGCGCCTCGCCCCCCGCGCCGGGCCGGCGCTCGTGAGCGTGTTCGGCTGCGCGCTCCCGCTCTACCAGGCCTGGGCCCACCTCCCCGCGAGCGACCTGCGCCAGCACTGGGCCGCCGAGGAGACGGGGCGCGCGCTGCTCGAGGTCCCGCCGGGGTCGCTCGTGGTCACCTCGTACTTCGAAAACGTCTTTAACCTGTGGGCGCTCCGGGCCACCGCGGACCTGCGTCCCGACGTAGGGCTGCTCCACCGGAGCTTCCTCGGTCAGCCCGGTCACCTCGAGCTCCTCGCGGCGCGCGAGCCCGAGCTCCTGCCGCTCGCCCGGAGCTGGCCTCGCCCCGACGCGGTGCGCGCGGACGACCTCGCCGCCCTGGCCCGCACGCGCCCCGTCCTGGTGGAACACGACTTCAACCTGGACCCGGCCATCACCGCCCGTCTGGCCCCGGCGGGAATGCTCCTGCGCTTCGACGGCACGCTCGCCCCTCGCACCGTGCAGTCGCACCTGGCCGCGATCCAGCGCTGGACCACCGCGCTCGGCTCGCTCGAGGAGCTCGAGACGCGTCGCGCCGCCACCTGGGCCCACTACCATCTGCTCCGCTACGCGTGCCTGCGCCGCCTCCCTGCGCTCGTCGAGCTCCACCTGGCCGCCGCGCAGACGCTGGCTCCCCGCTCGCAGGAGATCGCCACGCTGGCGCGCCAGTGCCGTCCCTGACAGGGCCGTCCCTGACAGCCGGCCACTGGTTGTGGTAGACGACGCGCGGGATTGGAAGGAGGGCGTCGCCATGTCTACTCGCTTCACGCCGCTCGCGCGGGTCGTCGCGCTGGCCTGGATCTGCCTCGCCGCGCCGCGCGTGGCCTCCGCGCTCCCCGAGGACCCCGGAAGCCTCGCCTTTCACAAGAGCACGCAAACCGCGCCGCTCGACGGCAAGAGCGTCACCTTCGACCTCTACGTCCCCGTCATGGTGGGACCCGGCCCCATCGTGGCTCTCGGCCACGGCTTCGCGCGCAACCGCGGCCACTTCGTCGGCTGGGGGGAGCAGCTCGCCCGACGGGGCTACGTCGTGGCGATTCCCGACTTCCCCGGCACGCTCCCCGACCACGCCGCGAACAGCCGCGTCCTCGCCGGGCTCCTCGGCTGGATGGCGCAGGAGGGGGCCCGGACTGGGTCGGCCCTCTTCGGCAAGGTGGACGCCACCCGCCGCGCGGTGGTGGGCCACAGCGCCGGAGGCCTCGCCGCGCTCCTGGCCGCGTCGATCGACGTGAGCATCGGCCTCGTCGTGGGCCTCGACCCCGTGGACCGCGACGAGCAGGGCAAGAAGGCCGCGGCGGTCGTCAAGGCCCCGGTGCTCTTCCTGCGGGCCGAGCCGAGCACGTGCAACCAGCAGGGCAACAGCGCGGGCATCTATCAGGCGCTTCCGGGGGCGAAGCTCGACCTGAAGGTCCTCGGCGCCTCGCACTGCGACGCGGAGTCCAACACGAACGCCGTCTGCACCGTCCCCTGCGGCGGCTCCTCGACGGCGAGGCACACCACCTTCGTGCGCTACGCCTTCGCCGCGATGGACTACCTGCTCCGCTGCCAGAGCGCGCTCCTCCCCTGGCTCGGCGGCGCCGAGTCGAAGACCGACCCGGGGATCACCGAGCTCACCAGCCAGAGCTTCCCCCCCGCCCCGCTCCCCTGCGGCGCGCCGGTCCGCGACGGGGGAGCCGCGGGTGACGGACGACGGCCCGGCGACGGGGGAGCCTCGAGGGATGGCTCCCGCGACGGGGGAGTCCTGCCCGACCAGCGTCTCGCGGACGGCGGGCGCACCGATGGAGCCCTCCCCGACGGGGCGCTGCCTGCAGGTGGAGACGGTGCCGGCCAGGGCTCCTCGGGCTGCGACTGCGCCCTCGCCTCGTCCCTCCGACGGCCGGGGGGCTCCCTCCTCGCCGCTCTCGCGCTGCTCGCGCTGCTCGCCCGGCGTCGTCCGCGCGGTCCACGCCACGCCACGCCCGCTGCGCGTCGCGATTGACGACCCCTCTCCGTTAGTACTAAGAGCGCCGGATGCACGAACACCCGCGACGAGGGCTCCGCGTCCTCGGCACCCTCGGTCTCCTGGCTCTCGCGGCCTGCAAGGGCAGCGCGAGCGCACCCATCGCCTTCGACGCGCTGCTCAGCGCCTGCGTGCGGATCAACGCCTGCGGCGTGATGGCCCGCGCGCGCGTGACGAACTGCGTGGACGCGTACTACACGACCCAGCTCCCCGTGGGTCTCGGGCCGGTCTACGCCGAGCTCTACCGCTGCGTGAACGACGCCGGCGGGTCGTGCGACGAGGTCCGGCGCTGTTTCGGCGAGCAGAGCACCGAGCGTTGCGACGCCACCTTCCGCGCCCGCTGCGACGGTGCGCGCGCGGTCTCGTGCGACCTTCTGGACAAGCGGATCTACGCCGCCGACTGCGGGGCGGCCGCCCTCAGCTGCGCGGTGCCGAGCAAGGACACCTTCGCCGCGCGCTGCGGGGCGGGCACCTGCGGCGCCGACTTCACCCCGCGCTGCGACGGCTCGCGCCGCCTGACCTGCGTGAACGGCGTGGTGGAGGTGGAGGACTGCGCGGCGCAGAGCCTCGTCTGCGACGAGGGGGCCGCGCGCTGCGCCGGCGAGGAGAGCGGGGCCTGCAGCGGGAACCGCTGCGAGGGCGATATCGCCGTGACCTGCGTCGGCGGGCGCGCCCACCGCGAGGACTGCACCAACCGCCCCTACAACACGAAGTGCCGCAACGGGGTCTGCGAGCGCTCGGGTTCGGCCTGCGCCGACGAGCTGGATCGCTGCCAGGGAGCGCTCCTGCAGACCTGCCTCGACGGGCAGTGGAAGACCTTCGACTGCGGGAGCCTGGGCCTCGGCGCCTGTCAGGCCTCCAAGGTCGGCGCGGCCTGCGGAGCGAAATAGAACTTACGTTCTAATCGTCCATCTCCGGCCCCTCGCCGAGCACCTCCACCCGCAGCATCGTCGAGACGAAGGCCATCGTGGGCAGGCTCCCCCCCTTCTCGGGCTGGACCATCTTGGCCGCGGTGAACGAGGGGAGGTAGAGGATCTGGCCCAGCAGACCGATCTTCACCCGCGGATGAACGGTCACCGCCACCCCGGCCCCGCCGAGAAACCCTAGCGGCGCGAAGATCGTCCACTCGCCGCGCCGGGCGAAGCCGAAGAGCTCCACCCCGCCCGAGAGCAAGAGCTCGAGCCGCTTCAGCCGGAGCCCCACGTCCCCGGTCAAGGTCGGCAGCGCCGCCCAGTGCCCGGAGGCGAACTGACCCACGAGCGTCCCGCGCACCGCCAGGATCGATCGCCCCCCGTGGTCGAGCCCCATGGCCGCCGACATGCCGACCGTGCCCCCCCACTCCTCGACGGGGTCCAGCGGCAGCAGCGCCCCGGCCTGCCCGCCGTACCACCGTTCACCCGCCCGCGCCGAGCCCGCCATCGCGAGCACGCCGGCCACCGCGAGCACGCCGGCCATCGCGAGCACGCGAGCCACCGCGAGCGCACAGGCCGCCGCGACGGAGCTCGCCCCCCGCGCCTTCCAGCGCGTCGCGCATCGCCCGCGGTACCGTGGTGCGCCACATGCGTCCATGCGCGGCACTCTACTCCGATGGTGTATCCCTCGCCAGAACACCGGCCGGTGTTCTGGAGCACCGATCAGAATCGGTGCTCTACCGCTTCACCGGGTGCACGAGCACCACCGCGTCCAGATCGAAGCCGCGGCTGTTCGTGCCGAGCGCGGCCTTGCCCGCGTCGCGCAGCCGCACGTACCGCGCGCGCTTCAGCCCCACGGTGGCCAGGTCGAAGGCGTCTCCGCCCCCCGCCACGGGATCCGACGACGAGAGGCAATTCTCTTTCACGTTGGCGAGCACCGGGCGCACCCCCGCGCACCCCGGGTAGGGCCACTCCTGCTTCCCCGCGTCCCCCCGCGTGCGCGACAGGTCGCACGGAAACTCCTTGAAGTCGCCCGCCGCGGTCCCGCTCTCGCTCACCGCGACCTGCGCCGGCTCAGCGTTCGGAGTGAACGGCGAGAGGAGAAACGGGTTCTCGTAGACGATGAAGTCCGCTCCCGGGCCGTCCTCGATGTCGTACGCGCCGAAGTCCACGACGATCTCGCCCCCCTCCCCGAGCGAGAGGACCTCCCCGGTAGAGCCTCCGCCCGCGCCCCCGCCTCCCGGCCCGCCCTGGATCACCCCCGGAAACTGGCTCTGCCCGAGCCCCGCGCCGGCGCCATAGGTCACACGCACCACGGAGCCGATCCCCACCACGGGCTGCGCCCCCGCGTCGCCGCAGTTCGGGCGCGTGTCGGCCGCACCGTCCCGCGGGGCCCCGTCCCCTGTGCGCCCATCCGGTCCCCCGTCGCGCGTCGCCCCGTCGGTGCCCCCGTCCCGGGCCGCCGCCGCACCGCCTAGGAGCGAGAGCAGCTTTCCCGTGCCGAGGTCCACGAGCGCGAGCTGGTGGCTGCCGAAGAGCGTGACCCAGCCCACGAGCTGCCCCCCCTCCTCGGTGATCGCCAGGTCGTACGGATTCGAGCCCACCGGAAAGACCGCGAAGGGGAGCTCCGAGCGCCCCGTCGCCAGGTGGATGCGCTGCAGGTTGTGCGAGAGCGAGTTCACCACGTAGGCGTACTCGCCGCGCACGATCACGCGGTTGCTGGAGAGCCCGGTCTTGACCCAGCCCGCTTCGGCGGCGAAGGGCGTTGCCCCCACGTTCACCCGGTAGACGCTGTTGGCCACGGTCATGAGCACCAGCGCCCGCCCGTCCGGCGCGCGCGCCAGGTCGATCGGCCCCTCCACGAGGTCTGCGTGCACCCCGACCGGACCGCAGCTCCGTCGCGCCAGGTCCCCGACCAGGTCCTCGCTCACGCAGAGCTGGTCGCTGTTGTAGTCCAGCACGGCGATCCCCTGCCCCCAGGGGCGCACCGTCGTCATGCCGTTTGTCCCCGGAGGGGTGGCGAAGAGCTCGAGCGGGTTCTCCGCGCCGCGCAGCACGCGCCAGCCGGCGAGGTCCACCTTGAAGACGTCTCCTCGGGTCCCGCTGCCGATCCAGGCCGTCCTCCCGTCGGGGGAGAGGGCGAA contains:
- a CDS encoding DUF2723 domain-containing protein — protein: MGRLPPLLGLVALGIYLLLAGPTFYWLDSSEFVAASWSLGIAHPPGHPLASLLGRLACYLPFGTLAFRTTLACALEAAAATTCVALIARAAIARLGAGSSEAPRALTHHLPVAVASLSAGLSYAIVFQAVRTEVYALNLVLVAAATACLLAWDARSDRRYLFAAALCAGLALCNHHLLALLALAPAGLFVVLRRPATGFGRVLLGVVLAGLLGLGTLTYLPLRARHAPEVSWGLPNTLERFGWVVSARIFQKSVRRAAQESAEHRLAGAAFAVLGGLGPVGAIMGLAGLYLLVRRRSSRRTGLLLAGLVGSNLLSIYLVGFDPLNPDAHGYLSVAVALLAPALAVFLHALATGAARLAPRAGPALVSVFGCALPLYQAWAHLPASDLRQHWAAEETGRALLEVPPGSLVVTSYFENVFNLWALRATADLRPDVGLLHRSFLGQPGHLELLAAREPELLPLARSWPRPDAVRADDLAALARTRPVLVEHDFNLDPAITARLAPAGMLLRFDGTLAPRTVQSHLAAIQRWTTALGSLEELETRRAATWAHYHLLRYACLRRLPALVELHLAAAQTLAPRSQEIATLARQCRP
- a CDS encoding cell surface protein; the encoded protein is MGIGSVVRVTYGAGAGLGQSQFPGVIQGGPGGGGAGGGSTGEVLSLGEGGEIVVDFGAYDIEDGPGADFIVYENPFLLSPFTPNAEPAQVAVSESGTAAGDFKEFPCDLSRTRGDAGKQEWPYPGCAGVRPVLANVKENCLSSSDPVAGGGDAFDLATVGLKRARYVRLRDAGKAALGTNSRGFDLDAVVLVHPVKR